In Fundulus heteroclitus isolate FHET01 chromosome 17, MU-UCD_Fhet_4.1, whole genome shotgun sequence, the following are encoded in one genomic region:
- the LOC105929828 gene encoding serine-threonine kinase receptor-associated protein, giving the protein MAMRQTPLTCSGHTRPVVDLAFSGITPYGYFLISACKDGKPMLRQGDTGDWIGTFLGHKGAVWGATLNTDATKAATAAADFTAKVWDSVSGDEVLSLAHKHIVKSVSFTQDSNLLLTGGNDKLLRIYDLSKPEAAPQEIAGHSSAIKKSLWCNNDSQILSAADDKTVRLWDSRSMEEVNTLKFDASVSSMEYVVDGEILVITYGKTIAFYNALSLDPIKSVEAPATINSASLHPEKDFFVAGGEDFKLYKFDYSTKEELESYKGHFGPVHCVRFSPDGELYASGSEDGTLRLWQTAVGKTYGLWKCVLPEDLGTENSEQLYSSTPEIKA; this is encoded by the exons ATGGCGATGAGGCAGACGCCGCTTACCTGCTCCGGGCACACCCGGCCTGTGGTTGACCTGGCCTTCAGTGGGATTACCCCCTATGGATACTTCCTCATCAGCGCCTGCAAAG ATGGCAAGCCCATGTTGCGCCAGGGAGACACAGGGGACTGGATCGGAACGTTTCTGGGTCACAAAGGCGCTGTCTGGGGAGCCACTCTGAACACGGACGCCACCAAGGCGGCCACTGCCGCTGCAGATTTCACAGC GAAGGTGTGGGATTCTGTAAGCGGAGACGAGGTCCTCTCACTGGCACACAAACACATCGTCAAGTCTGTCAGCTTTACTCAG GACAGCAATTTGCTGCTGACTGGAGGAAATGACAAGCTGCTGCGTATCTACGATCTCAGCAAACCTGAAGCTG CCCCTCAGGAGATTGCAGGTCACAGCTCAGCCATAAAGAAATCTCTGTGGTGCAACAACGACAGTCAGATCCTCTCTGCTGCTGATGATAAAACTGTCAG GCTCTGGGACAGTAGATCCATGGAGGAGGTGAACACTCTGAAATTTGACGCGTCTGTGAGCAGCATGGAGTATGTTGTCGATGGGGAGATACTGGTGATAACGTACGGGAAGACCATCGCTTTCTACAACGCTCTGAG cttggaTCCGATTAAAAGTGTGGAGGCACCAGCTACCATCAACTCGGCCTCCCTCCATCCAGAGAAGGACTTCTTTGTGGCTGGTGGTGAGGACTTCAAGCTCTACAAGTTTGACTACAGCACTAAGGAAGAGTTAG aaTCCTATAAAGGCCACTTTGGTCCGGTGCACTGTGTGCGCTTTAGTCCTGATGGGGAGCTGTACGCCAGTGGCTCTGAGGACGGCACGCTCCGACTGTGGCAGACGGCGGTGGGGAAAACATATGGCCTGTGGAAGTGTGTTCTACCCG AGGACCTGGGAACAGAGAACTCTGAGCAGCTGTACAGCTCCACCCCTGAGATCAAAGCCTGA